A genome region from Bacillota bacterium includes the following:
- a CDS encoding protein jag has translation MKTTVRSGKTVEEAVQAVLDEWQVTEDLVEIEVLDEGSKGILGLFGKDALVRVTMRDPLEEKSKFAQEFLQTIVDQMGCTARVEMKVEDDCVYLTITGEGIGKLIGRRGQTLDALQAIVSAGTNKGEGEWVRIVVDAEGYRARREETLRKLAQRLAKKVKGTKKKAVLEPMSSYERRVIHLALQNERAVETFSEGKEPYRRVIIVPKN, from the coding sequence ATGAAGACGACGGTAAGAAGCGGCAAGACGGTTGAAGAGGCCGTACAAGCGGTTCTTGACGAGTGGCAAGTGACCGAAGATCTAGTGGAAATCGAGGTCTTGGACGAGGGCAGCAAAGGGATCTTGGGGTTATTCGGGAAAGATGCCCTGGTGCGGGTAACGATGCGTGACCCCCTCGAGGAGAAGAGCAAGTTCGCCCAGGAGTTTCTGCAGACCATCGTGGATCAGATGGGTTGCACAGCCCGGGTGGAGATGAAGGTAGAAGACGATTGTGTTTATTTGACTATCACCGGCGAGGGGATCGGAAAACTCATCGGGCGGCGGGGTCAGACCTTGGATGCTCTCCAGGCTATCGTCAGTGCTGGAACTAATAAGGGCGAGGGCGAATGGGTTAGAATAGTGGTGGATGCCGAGGGTTATCGGGCCCGCAGGGAGGAAACGCTGCGGAAGCTGGCCCAACGGCTGGCTAAGAAGGTGAAGGGGACGAAGAAAAAAGCAGTGTTGGAGCCCATGAGTTCCTATGAGCGGCGGGTGATCCATCTGGCTTTACAAAATGAACGGGCTGTAGAGACCTTTAGTGAAGGGAAAGAACCCTATCGCCGCGTGATCATTGTCCCCAAGAATTAG